Proteins encoded in a region of the Raphanus sativus cultivar WK10039 chromosome 8, ASM80110v3, whole genome shotgun sequence genome:
- the LOC108836056 gene encoding putative defensin-like protein 31, translating into MASSKTCFFLVFLCLVVLLIPESAQAEDAGRTRLIVQGPCSQFPDCNQHCIDVKFPGGKCIKVTPTATYLSCACFA; encoded by the exons atggcttcatcaaagacatgtttttttcttgtgttcTTATGTCTCGTTGTTCTTTTGATCCCGG AATCTGCACAAGCGGAAGATGCTGGAAGGACTAGGCTCATTGTACAGGGTCCCTGCTCGCAATTTCCTGACTGCAATCAACATTGCATAGACGTAAAATTTCCAGGTGGAAAATGCATCAAAGTGACTCCAACTGCCACTTATTTGTCCTGTGCTTGTTTTGCGTAA
- the LOC108822863 gene encoding 26S proteasome regulatory subunit 4 homolog A, with the protein TILAKIKLPTVTPSTKCKLRLLKMERIKDYLLMEEEFVANQERLKPQEEKAEEDRSKVDDLRGTPMSVGNLEELIDENHAIVSSSVGPEYYVGIMSFVDKDQLEPGCSILMHNKVLSVVGILQDEVDPMVSVMKVEKAPLESYADIGGLEAQIQEIKEAVELPLTHPELYEDIGIKPPKGVILYGEPGTGKTLLAKAVANSTSATFLRVVGSELIQKYLGDGPKLVRELFRVADDLSPSIVFIDEIDAVGTKRYDANSGGEREIQRTMLELLNQLDGFDSRGDVKVILATNRIESLDPALLRPGRIDRKIEFPLPDIKTRRRIFQIHTSKMTLSEDVNLEEFVMTKDEFSGADIKAICTEAGLLALRERRMKVTHPDFKKAKEKVMFKKKEGVPEGLYM; encoded by the exons ACAATCTTGGCCAAAATAAAGTTACCGACGGTGACTCCATCGACGAAATGCAAGCTGAGGCTGCTGAAGATGGAGCGGATCAAGGACTACCTGCTGATGGAGGAGGAGTTCGTGGCGAACCAGGAGAGGCTGAAGCCTCAGGAGGAGAAGGCGGAGGAGGATAGATCCAAGGTGGATGACCTGAGAGGGACGCCGATGAGCGTTGGGAACTTGGAGGAGCTGATCGATGAGAATCACGCGATCGTTTCGTCTTCTGTTGGGCCTGAGTATTACGTTGGGATCATGTCGTTTGTTGATAAGGATCAGCTCGAGCCTGGGTGCTCGATCTTGATGCATAATAAG GTTCTCTCTGTTGTTGGGATTTTGCAAGACGAAGTGGATCCGATGGTGTCTGTGATGAAAGTTGAGAAGGCTCCTTTGGAGTCGTATGCTGATATTGGTGGTTTAGAGGCTCAGATTCAGGAGATTAAGGAAGCTGTTGAGTTGCCTTTAACTCATCCTGAGCTGTATGAGGACATTGGTATTAAGCCGCCCAAGGGTGTGATTTTGTATGGTGAGCCTGGAACTGGGAAGACACTCCTTGCTAAG GCGGTGGCTAACTCTACATCAGCTACTTTCTTGAGAGTTGTTGGTAGCGAACTGATTCAGAAGTATTTGGGAGATGGTCCCAAGCTTGTGAGGGAGCTTTTCAGAGTTGCTGATGACCTTTCACCGTCAATCGTCTTCATAGACGAGATCGATGCGGTTGGTACCAAACG GTATGATGCTAACTCAGGAGGTGAGCGTGAGATCCAAAGAACTATGTTGGAACTTCTGAACCAGCTTGATGGATTTGATTCAAGAGGAGACGTTAAGGTCATCCTTGCAACAAACAGAATCGAGAGTCTTGACCCGGCACTTCTTAGACCTGGACGTATTGATAGAAAGATCGAGTTCCCACTTCCAGATATCAAAACCAGAAGACGCATCTTCCAG ATACACACATCAAAGATGACACTATCGGAAGATGTAAACTTGGAAGAGTTTGTGATGACGAAAGACGAGTTCTCAGGAGCTGATATAAAGGCTATTTGCACTGAGGCTGGTCTACTTGCTCTCAGGGAGCGCCGTATGAAG GTGACGCATCCGGATTTCAAGAAAGCAAAGGAAAAGGTTATGTTCAAGAAGAAAGAAGGCGTCCCTGAAGGCCTTTACATGTAA
- the LOC108822862 gene encoding L-type lectin-domain containing receptor kinase V.9-like → MFVVLLLLLLNKAVSQGERGEFGFDGYLYDSYGSPNLDSNGLVKLTNYTEAETCQVFYNFPVPFKDSPNGTVSSFSTTFVFAISSKISTDGGPGIAFAISPTKGLPYSYTAQYLGLFNTTSNGNSSNHVVAVEFDTALSPEFGDISDNHVGIDINSLTSVKAASAGYYKDDGTFENISLKSGKRIQAWVEYDSSRKQLSITLHPLHVAKPKRPLLSLTKDLSPYLLESMYVGFTSSTGYLLSSHYILGWTFKLNGKASDIDPSRLPKLPDDYSWSSFKKILAISLSMTGLAVLIFLTISFMLFLKRKKLMEVLEDWEVQFGPHRFAYKDLYIATKGFKNSELLGKGGFGKVYKGTLLSSNLAIAVKKVSHDSRQGMREFIAEIATIGRLRHPNLVRLLGYCRRKGELYLVYDCMSKGSLDKFLYHQPEQSLDWSQRFKIIRDVASGLCYLHQQWVQVIIHRDIKPANILLDESMNAKLGDFGLAKLCEHGIDPQTSNVAGTFGYISPELSRTGKASTSSDVFAFGVFMLEITCGRRPVLPRVSSLSEMVLTDWVLDCWEDDILQVVDERVKHDDKYLEQQVTMVLKLGLLCSHPVAAVRPSMSSVIQFLDGVAQLPHNLLDIVQARENFVATEATVSLAQPSSIATVTFTESFASHGR, encoded by the coding sequence ATGTTTGTGGTGCTGCTTCTTCTCTTGTTGAACAAGGCAGTTTCTCAGGGTGAAAGAGGAGAGTTTGGCTTCGATGGTTACTTGTACGACAGCTATGGAAGTCCCAATCTTGACTCCAATGGCTTAGTGAAGCTTACAAATTACACAGAAGCAGAAACATGTCAAGTTTTCTACAACTTCCCAGTTCCGTTCAAGGACTCACCAAACGGTACCGTTTCGTCCTTCTCCACTACTTTTGTTTTCGCTATATCCTCGAAGATTTCAACAGATGGCGGCCCTGGAATCGCTTTTGCCATTTCTCCTACCAAAGGCTTGCCATATAGCTACACCGCACAGTATCTAGGGCTCTTTAATACTACAAGCAATGGAAATTCGTCAAATCATGTTGTAGCAGTTGAGTTTGATACAGCCCTTAGCCCTGAGTTTGGTGACATCAGTGATAACCATGTTGGTATCGACATCAACAGCTTGACATCAGTGAAAGCAGCTTCCGCAGGTTATTACAAAGATGACGGTACTTTCGAAAACATATCTCTTAAAAGTGGTAAACGGATACAAGCCTGGGTTGAATATGATTCATCAAGGAAACAACTCAGTATCACTCTTCATCCTCTTCATGTCGCTAAGCCAAAGAGGCCACTTCTTTCTCTAACCAAAGATCTATCACCATATCTCCTGGAGTCCATGTACGTTGGCTTCACTTCATCCACAGGCTATCTTCTTTCATCTCATTATATTCTTGGTTGGACCTTCAAGCTCAATGGCAAAGCTTCAGACATAGACCCATCTCGTCTTCCAAAACTTCCTGATGACTATTCTTGGAGTAGTTTTAAAAAGATCTTGGCTATCAGTTTGAGTATGACCGGCCTCGCAGTCCTCATCTTCCTGACCATAAGTTTCATGCTTTTCTTGAAAAGAAAGAAGTTAATGGAAGTTCTTGAAGACTGGGAGGTTCAGTTTGGTCCGCATAGGTTTGCTTACAAGGATCTTTACATTGCCACAAAGGGTTTCAAGAACAGCGAGCTTCTTGGCAAAGGAGGGTTTGGGAAAGTCTACAAAGGTACACTACTGTCATCTAACCTAGCCATCGCTGTGAAGAAAGTTTCTCATGATTCGAGACAAGGAATGAGAGAGTTTATAGCCGAGATCGCCACCATTGGCCGTCTCAGACATCCTAATTTAGTTCGGCTTCTTGGCTACTGCAGACGCAAGGGGGAACTCTATTTGGTCTACGATTGCATGTCAAAGGGCAGTCTAGATAAGTTTCTATACCACCAACCAGAACAGAGTCTTGATTGGTCGCAAAGATTCAAGATCATCAGAGATGTAGCTTCTGGTCTCTGCTACTTACACCAACAATGGGTTCAAGTCATCATTCACAGGGACATCAAGCCAGCAAACATCCTTCTTGATGAATCTATGAACGCAAAGCTTGGTGACTTTGGTCTCGCCAAGCTCTGTGAACACGGAATCGATCCGCAAACCTCTAACGTGGCTGGCACGTTTGGGTATATCTCACCGGAGCTCTCGAGAACAGGAAAGGCAAGCACAAGCTCTGATGTGTTCGCCTTTGGAGTATTCATGTTGGAGATTACTTGCGGGAGAAGACCCGTCTTGCCACGTGTGTCTTCCCTAAGCGAGATGGTTCTTACTGACTGGGTGCTAGATTGTTGGGAAGATGACATATTGCAAGTGGTTGATGAGAGGGTGAAGCATGATGATAAGTACCTTGAGCAGCAAGTAACAATGGTTCTGAAGCTAGGCTTGCTCTGTTCGCATCCGGTTGCAGCCGTGAGACCGAGCATGTCCAGCGTCATCCAGTTCTTGGATGGTGTGGCTCAGCTACCTCATAACCTGCTTGACATAGTGCAAGCTAGAGAGAACTTTGTAGCCACTGAAGCAACCGTGTCTCTTGCGCAGCCTAGTTCGATCGCTACAGTTACATTTACGGAGTCATTTGCATCACACGGGCGCTAA
- the LOC108822816 gene encoding polyprotein of EF-Ts, chloroplastic isoform X1 translates to MATVSPSSIISKAWLIPGAAFTVKKNDCFSPKAGQKQTPSSTQRLFLPLSTSLKLFPTQFVLHPHRSRAATGTDVVAATVEEQDSPPPPVADDAAAPTTTTTTSQSRGRKSEMPAVKNEELVAGATFTGKVRAIQPFGAFVDFGAFTDGLVHVSQLSDTFVKDVASVVTIGQEVKVRLVEADIDSKRISLTMRENDDPPKRQPGGGGKRNASKEDGFSSKYVKGQMLDGTVKNLTRSGAFITIGEGEEGFLPTNEEADDGIGSMMMGGGSSLQAGQEVKVRVLRIARGRVTLTMKEEDDGKFDETLSQGAVHTATNPFVLAFRKNEEIASFLDKREEEEGIETKAEDGSQETVEQTDKLAASAEVEEVEKTEETPDVPSVQETKNEEEVA, encoded by the exons ATGGCTACGGTTAGTCCTTCTTCTATCATCAGCAAAGCCTGGCTCATTCCCGGAGCTGCTTTCACTGTGAAAAAGAATGATTGCTTCTCGCCTAAAGCTGGACAAAAGCAGACACCATCATCAACTCAGAGACTCTTCTTACCTCTTTCGACTTCGCTTAAGTTGTTTCCTACTCAGTTTGTGTTGCATCCTCATCGTAGTAGAGCAGCCACAGGGACTGATGTTGTGGCGGCAACAGTAGAGGAACAagactctcctcctcctcctgttGCGGATGATGCAGCAGCTCCTACTACTACTACAACAACATCTCAGTCAAGGGGAAGGAAGAGTGAAATGCCTGCAGTTAAAAACGAGGAGCTTGTTGCTGGTGCTACCTTCACCGGTAAAGTACGAGCCATCCAGCCCTTTGGTGCTTTCGTCGATTTTGGCGCCTTCACTGATGGACTAGTCCATGTCTCTCAACTGAGTGACACCTTTGTCAAAGATGTTGCTAGTGTTGTGACCATTGGGCAAGAGGTTAAAGTAAGGCTTGTGGAAGCTGACATTGATTCCAAACGTATTTCTCTTACTATGCGTGAGAATGACGATCCTCCCAAACGCCAGCCCGGTGGTGGTGGGAAGAGGAATGCTTCAAAGGAAGATGGGTTCAGCTCAAAGTATGTGAAAGGGCAGATGTTGGATGGAACGGTGAAGAATCTAACGAGGTCAGGAGCGTTTATAACGATAGGAGAAGGTGAAGAAGGGTTTCTACCTACGAATGAGGAAGCGGATGATGGGATTGGGAGCATGATGATGGgtggtggctcttctttgcaAGCTGGACAAGAGGTTAAGGTTCGTGTGTTGAGGATAGCGAGGGGACGTGTTACTTTAACtatgaaagaagaagatgatggtaAGTTTGATGAAACGCTTAGTCAAGGGGCTGTGCATACGGCCACGAATCCGTTTGTGCTTGCTTTTCGAAAGAATGAAGAGATAGCTTCGTTTCTTGACaagagggaagaagaagaagggataGAGACCAAAGCTGAAGATGGTTCACAGGAGACAGTAGAGCAAACTGATAAACTTGCTGCATCAGCTGAGGTTGAAGAGGTGGAGAAGACTGAGGAAACGCCAGATGTTCCTTCAGTTCAAGAAACCAAAA ATGAAGAGGAAGTTGCTTGA
- the LOC108822816 gene encoding polyprotein of EF-Ts, chloroplastic isoform X2 gives MATVSPSSIISKAWLIPGAAFTVKKNDCFSPKAGQKQTPSSTQRLFLPLSTSLKLFPTQFVLHPHRSRAATGTDVVAATVEEQDSPPPPVADDAAAPTTTTTTSQSRGRKSEMPAVKNEELVAGATFTGKVRAIQPFGAFVDFGAFTDGLVHVSQLSDTFVKDVASVVTIGQEVKVRLVEADIDSKRISLTMRENDDPPKRQPGGGGKRNASKEDGFSSKYVKGQMLDGTVKNLTRSGAFITIGEGEEGFLPTNEEADDGIGSMMMGGGSSLQAGQEVKVRVLRIARGRVTLTMKEEDDGKFDETLSQGAVHTATNPFVLAFRKNEEIASFLDKREEEEGIETKAEDGSQETVEQTDKLAASAEVEEVEKTEETPDVPSVQETKKEVA, from the exons ATGGCTACGGTTAGTCCTTCTTCTATCATCAGCAAAGCCTGGCTCATTCCCGGAGCTGCTTTCACTGTGAAAAAGAATGATTGCTTCTCGCCTAAAGCTGGACAAAAGCAGACACCATCATCAACTCAGAGACTCTTCTTACCTCTTTCGACTTCGCTTAAGTTGTTTCCTACTCAGTTTGTGTTGCATCCTCATCGTAGTAGAGCAGCCACAGGGACTGATGTTGTGGCGGCAACAGTAGAGGAACAagactctcctcctcctcctgttGCGGATGATGCAGCAGCTCCTACTACTACTACAACAACATCTCAGTCAAGGGGAAGGAAGAGTGAAATGCCTGCAGTTAAAAACGAGGAGCTTGTTGCTGGTGCTACCTTCACCGGTAAAGTACGAGCCATCCAGCCCTTTGGTGCTTTCGTCGATTTTGGCGCCTTCACTGATGGACTAGTCCATGTCTCTCAACTGAGTGACACCTTTGTCAAAGATGTTGCTAGTGTTGTGACCATTGGGCAAGAGGTTAAAGTAAGGCTTGTGGAAGCTGACATTGATTCCAAACGTATTTCTCTTACTATGCGTGAGAATGACGATCCTCCCAAACGCCAGCCCGGTGGTGGTGGGAAGAGGAATGCTTCAAAGGAAGATGGGTTCAGCTCAAAGTATGTGAAAGGGCAGATGTTGGATGGAACGGTGAAGAATCTAACGAGGTCAGGAGCGTTTATAACGATAGGAGAAGGTGAAGAAGGGTTTCTACCTACGAATGAGGAAGCGGATGATGGGATTGGGAGCATGATGATGGgtggtggctcttctttgcaAGCTGGACAAGAGGTTAAGGTTCGTGTGTTGAGGATAGCGAGGGGACGTGTTACTTTAACtatgaaagaagaagatgatggtaAGTTTGATGAAACGCTTAGTCAAGGGGCTGTGCATACGGCCACGAATCCGTTTGTGCTTGCTTTTCGAAAGAATGAAGAGATAGCTTCGTTTCTTGACaagagggaagaagaagaagggataGAGACCAAAGCTGAAGATGGTTCACAGGAGACAGTAGAGCAAACTGATAAACTTGCTGCATCAGCTGAGGTTGAAGAGGTGGAGAAGACTGAGGAAACGCCAGATGTTCCTTCAGTTCAAGAAACCAAAA AGGAAGTTGCTTGA
- the LOC108822818 gene encoding uncharacterized protein LOC108822818: protein MKFMLPSMSWFNCNSSKKDVALVETVTSTASLLEQPDQGRGLFGIKVWTWSLGSVIPWAATSGERKQKPTTVNRGLKRHAVSCKSSRSSSVSTVYRFRPYVSKVPWHTGLRAFLSQLFPRYGHYCGPNWSSGKDGGSLVWDQRPIDWLDHCCYCHDIGYDTHDQAEMLKADMAFLECLESNKRVVTRGDAHVAFFYKTMCITGLKSILIPYRSYLVKIQYGQNQLDFGWILSNFSKRS, encoded by the exons ATGAAGTTTATGTTGCCAAGTATGTCCTGGTTTAACTGCAACAGCTCGAAGAAAGATGTAGCCTTGGTAGAAACCGTGACATCCACGGCTTCTCTCCTTGAACAGCCTGATCAAGGGAGAGGCTTGTTTGGTATAAAAGTATGGACTTGGTCCCTCGGTTCTGTTATTCCATGGGCTGCAACTTCTGGTGAGAGAAAGCAGAAACCCACCACTGTAAACAGAGGGTTGAAAAGGCATGCCGTGTCTTGCAAGTCTTCCAGGTCAAGTAGTGTGAGTACTGTTTATAGGTTTAGACCCTATGTGTCCAAGGTTCCTTGGCACACAGGACTGAGGGCGTTTCTCTCGCAGCTTTTCCCGAGGTACGGCCATTATTGTGGACCCAACTGGTCTAGTGGGAAAGATGGTGGTTCACTGGTATGGGATCAGAGGCCTATTGACTGGTTAGACCATTGCTGTTATTGCCATGATATTGGTTATGATACTCATGACCAGGCAGAGATGTTAAAAGCAGACATGGCGTTTCTTGAGTGTTTGGAATCAAACAAGCGCGTTGTTACAAGGGGAGATGCGCACGTTGCTTTCTTTTACAAGACAATGTGCATAACAG GTCTCAAAAGCATACTAATACCTTATAGAAGCTACCTTGTGAAGATACAGTATGGGCAAAACCAACTCGATTTTGGCTGGATATTGAGTAACTTTAGCAAGAGAAGCTGA
- the LOC108837405 gene encoding transcription factor bHLH68-like isoform X2 codes for MNRGASESSPVLQQLMAAGNPNWWKVSGDMRPPPPFMGHQQGPLLPPQMTHNNNYLRPRMMPTLLPHSFLPYPATSSSPSLTNNPNLSSWLESNDLPPESWSISQLLLGGLMMGEEERSEIMNHHNHHDGQHHHSFEGKMRLENWEEQVLSHQQASMGVVDIKQEGIVNNNNGHHHLICSPNSPPNKSCVTTTTTTSLNSIDDNNTTNNNNSMFDFSSNHNGLNLSEGRHTPPDLSSECNSLEIGGSTNKKPRLQPSPSSQSTLKVRKEKLGGRIAALHQLVSPFGKTDTASVLSEAMGYIRFLQSQIELVNDQCMKRRAVSSSTDNQNANEEPKKDLRTRGLCLVPISCSLQVGSDNGADYWAPAFGSAGFQ; via the exons ATGAATAGAGGAGCTTCGGAGAGTTCGCCGGTTCTTCAACAGCTGATGGCGGCCGGAAACCCTAATTGGTGGAAAGTAAGCGGTGACATGAGGCCACCACCACCGTTTATGGGTCATCAGCAAGGGCCATTGTTGCCGCCACAAATGACTCATAACAACAATTATCTCCGACCTCGAATGATGCCGACTCTCTTACCGCACAGCTTCTTACCATATCCAGCGACATCTTCTTCACCGTCTTTGACTAATAACCCTAATCTATCTTCTTGGCTTGAAAGCAATGATCTCCCTCCTGAGTCTTGGAGCATTAGCCAACTTCTTTT GGGTGGACTGATGAtgggagaggaagagagatcgGAGATAATGAACCATCATAATCATCATGATGGACAACACCACCATAGTTTTGAAGGGAAGATGAGACTAGAGAATTGGGAAGAACAAGTCCTAAGTCACCAACAAGCTTCCATGGGGGTTGTTGACATCAAACAAGAGGGTATCGTTAACAACAACAATGGACATCATCATCTCATATGTTCTCCAAACTCACCTCCTAACAAGTCTTGTGTCACAACCACAACCACAACAAGCCTCAATAGCATCGACGATAACAAcaccaccaacaacaacaatagtATGTTTGATTTCTCTAGCAATCACAATGGTCTTAATTTGTCCGAGGGTAGACACACTCCCCCGGATCTATCTTCTGAG TGTAACAGCTTAGAGATTGGTGGGTCTACTAATAAGAAGCCAAGGCTTCAACCTTCTCCTTCGTCACAGTCAACCCTCAAG GTGAGAAAGGAGAAACTAGGAGGACGGATCGCAGCGCTTCATCAGCTAGTATCTCCATTTGGCAAG ACTGACACAGCTTCTGTCCTGTCGGAAGCTATGGGATACATTAGATTCCTTCAGAGTCAAATTGAG CTCGTGAATGATCAGTGCATGAAGAGAAGAGCAGTCTCTTCATCCACGGACAATCAAAATGCAAATGAAGAACCTAAGAAAGACTTGAGAACTCGAGGTTTATGTCTTGTTCCAATCTCCTGCTCCCTCCAAGTCGGCAGCGACAACGGTGCGGACTATTGGGCTCCGGCGTTTGGCTCCGCCGGTTTTCAGTGA
- the LOC108837405 gene encoding transcription factor bHLH68-like isoform X1 has protein sequence MNRGASESSPVLQQLMAAGNPNWWKVSGDMRPPPPFMGHQQGPLLPPQMTHNNNYLRPRMMPTLLPHSFLPYPATSSSPSLTNNPNLSSWLESNDLPPESWSISQLLLGGLMMGEEERSEIMNHHNHHDGQHHHSFEGKMRLENWEEQVLSHQQASMGVVDIKQEGIVNNNNGHHHLICSPNSPPNKSCVTTTTTTSLNSIDDNNTTNNNNSMFDFSSNHNGLNLSEGRHTPPDLSSECNSLEIGGSTNKKPRLQPSPSSQSTLKVRKEKLGGRIAALHQLVSPFGKTDTASVLSEAMGYIRFLQSQIEALSHPYFSTTASGNTRHQQHLQGDRSCLFPEDPGQLVNDQCMKRRAVSSSTDNQNANEEPKKDLRTRGLCLVPISCSLQVGSDNGADYWAPAFGSAGFQ, from the exons ATGAATAGAGGAGCTTCGGAGAGTTCGCCGGTTCTTCAACAGCTGATGGCGGCCGGAAACCCTAATTGGTGGAAAGTAAGCGGTGACATGAGGCCACCACCACCGTTTATGGGTCATCAGCAAGGGCCATTGTTGCCGCCACAAATGACTCATAACAACAATTATCTCCGACCTCGAATGATGCCGACTCTCTTACCGCACAGCTTCTTACCATATCCAGCGACATCTTCTTCACCGTCTTTGACTAATAACCCTAATCTATCTTCTTGGCTTGAAAGCAATGATCTCCCTCCTGAGTCTTGGAGCATTAGCCAACTTCTTTT GGGTGGACTGATGAtgggagaggaagagagatcgGAGATAATGAACCATCATAATCATCATGATGGACAACACCACCATAGTTTTGAAGGGAAGATGAGACTAGAGAATTGGGAAGAACAAGTCCTAAGTCACCAACAAGCTTCCATGGGGGTTGTTGACATCAAACAAGAGGGTATCGTTAACAACAACAATGGACATCATCATCTCATATGTTCTCCAAACTCACCTCCTAACAAGTCTTGTGTCACAACCACAACCACAACAAGCCTCAATAGCATCGACGATAACAAcaccaccaacaacaacaatagtATGTTTGATTTCTCTAGCAATCACAATGGTCTTAATTTGTCCGAGGGTAGACACACTCCCCCGGATCTATCTTCTGAG TGTAACAGCTTAGAGATTGGTGGGTCTACTAATAAGAAGCCAAGGCTTCAACCTTCTCCTTCGTCACAGTCAACCCTCAAG GTGAGAAAGGAGAAACTAGGAGGACGGATCGCAGCGCTTCATCAGCTAGTATCTCCATTTGGCAAG ACTGACACAGCTTCTGTCCTGTCGGAAGCTATGGGATACATTAGATTCCTTCAGAGTCAAATTGAG GCTCTGAGTCATCCATACTTTAGTACGACTGCATCGGGGAATACGAGGCACCAACAGCAT TTACAAGGAGACAGAAGTTGCTTATTTCCTGAGGACCCTGGTCAG CTCGTGAATGATCAGTGCATGAAGAGAAGAGCAGTCTCTTCATCCACGGACAATCAAAATGCAAATGAAGAACCTAAGAAAGACTTGAGAACTCGAGGTTTATGTCTTGTTCCAATCTCCTGCTCCCTCCAAGTCGGCAGCGACAACGGTGCGGACTATTGGGCTCCGGCGTTTGGCTCCGCCGGTTTTCAGTGA